The Beijerinckiaceae bacterium RH AL1 genome has a segment encoding these proteins:
- a CDS encoding putative enzyme (source:Prodigal:2.6;~ID:RHAL1_03586) has translation MLAERDEDILNADTIAARLLYRDGLMLVLDKPAGIAVHRGPKGGDNLEAHFSGLRFGLPRDPALAHRLDRDTSGCLVLGRHRKALEKLGLLFKQGRIAKTYWAVVEGAPEEDEGLIDLPLARRDATRGWWMKVEDGGLPSQTRWRVLARGDGRAALALSPLTGRTHQLRVHCAAMGWPILGDPIYGTAGPPLHLHARRVAVPLAKTKPPIEVEAPLPPHMWEAWKRLGLPDEPAPRASGLGSPDDGWRNAEAPADV, from the coding sequence ATGCTGGCCGAGCGTGACGAAGATATCCTGAACGCCGACACGATCGCCGCGCGCCTGCTCTACCGGGACGGCCTGATGCTCGTCCTCGACAAGCCCGCCGGCATCGCCGTGCATCGCGGGCCGAAAGGCGGCGACAACCTCGAGGCACATTTTTCGGGCCTGCGCTTCGGGCTGCCGCGCGACCCCGCGCTGGCGCACCGTCTCGATCGCGATACCTCCGGCTGCCTGGTGCTCGGTCGCCATCGCAAAGCGCTGGAGAAGCTCGGGCTGCTGTTCAAGCAGGGCCGGATCGCTAAGACCTACTGGGCCGTCGTCGAGGGTGCGCCCGAGGAGGACGAGGGCCTGATCGACCTGCCGCTGGCGCGCCGCGACGCGACGCGCGGCTGGTGGATGAAGGTCGAGGATGGCGGCCTGCCGTCGCAGACGCGCTGGCGCGTGCTCGCCCGCGGCGACGGCCGTGCGGCGCTGGCGCTGTCGCCGCTCACCGGCCGCACGCACCAGCTGCGCGTGCACTGCGCCGCCATGGGCTGGCCGATACTGGGTGATCCGATCTACGGGACCGCCGGTCCGCCGCTGCACCTGCATGCGCGCCGCGTCGCGGTGCCGCTCGCCAAGACCAAGCCGCCGATCGAGGTCGAGGCGCCGCTGCCGCCGCACATGTGGGAGGCGTGGAAGCGGCTCGGCCTGCCGGACGAGCCGGCGCCCAGGGCGAGCGGCCTCGGCTCGCCTGACGACGGATGGCGCAACGCCGAGGCGCCGGCCGACGTTTGA
- a CDS encoding Lysophospholipase (ID:RHAL1_03583;~source:Prodigal:2.6), which yields MRLAAVLLVVLVLAVLAEVLPLVPVPTPRPPDYGQASSWLCRPDRPDICAKATTATVFDAGGSTHTVTYAPDPAAKIDCFYVYPTVSRALGDNAPIAATADEIVAARNQFARFASVCRTFAPLYRQVTRKGLPKVIDHTDFAVGPRIPAYADVRAAWKSYLANDNAGRGFVLIGHSQGAKMLARLIADEIDGKPVQARFVSAIIPGTQVDVPEGKLVGGSFAHVPLCTRSGETGCVIAYSTYPADRPLAPDTRFGRALREGTTFACVDPAAIAGVTSLQAELPLHGERRARLGTDFAELPGLISSQCTTGGSFSVLAISVKPSTQAGETDVAMIDKLAEYSPPWGLHGLDINLAEGTLVEIVRRQAAAYAEKK from the coding sequence ATGCGGCTTGCGGCGGTGTTGCTCGTCGTCCTCGTCCTCGCCGTTCTCGCCGAGGTCCTGCCGCTCGTGCCCGTGCCGACGCCGCGGCCGCCGGACTATGGCCAGGCGTCGTCCTGGCTCTGCCGGCCGGACCGGCCCGACATCTGCGCCAAGGCGACCACGGCAACGGTCTTCGATGCGGGTGGCAGCACGCACACCGTGACCTATGCGCCCGACCCGGCGGCGAAGATCGACTGCTTCTACGTCTACCCCACGGTGTCGCGCGCTCTCGGCGACAACGCGCCGATCGCCGCCACCGCCGACGAGATCGTCGCCGCGCGCAACCAGTTCGCGCGGTTCGCCTCGGTCTGCCGGACCTTCGCGCCGCTCTATCGCCAGGTGACGCGCAAGGGCTTGCCGAAGGTCATCGACCACACGGACTTCGCCGTTGGCCCCCGCATTCCCGCCTATGCCGACGTCCGTGCGGCCTGGAAGAGCTACCTCGCAAACGACAACGCGGGGCGCGGTTTCGTGCTGATCGGCCACAGCCAGGGCGCGAAGATGCTGGCGCGGCTGATCGCCGACGAGATCGACGGCAAGCCGGTGCAGGCGCGCTTCGTCAGCGCGATCATCCCCGGCACCCAAGTCGATGTGCCCGAGGGCAAGCTGGTCGGCGGCTCGTTCGCGCACGTGCCGCTGTGCACGCGCTCCGGCGAGACGGGCTGCGTCATCGCCTACTCGACCTACCCCGCCGACCGTCCGCTGGCGCCCGACACGCGCTTCGGCCGCGCGCTGCGGGAGGGCACCACCTTCGCCTGCGTCGACCCGGCCGCCATCGCCGGCGTGACGAGCCTCCAGGCCGAGCTGCCGCTGCACGGCGAGCGGCGCGCGCGGCTCGGCACCGACTTCGCCGAGCTGCCGGGGCTGATCAGCTCGCAGTGCACCACCGGCGGATCGTTCTCGGTGCTGGCGATCTCGGTGAAGCCGAGCACGCAGGCCGGCGAGACCGACGTCGCGATGATCGACAAGCTCGCCGAGTATTCGCCGCCCTGGGGCCTGCACGGGCTCGACATCAACCTTGCCGAGGGCACGCTGGTCGAGATCGTGCGCCGGCAGGCGGCGGCCTACGCCGAGAAGAAGTAG
- a CDS encoding hypothetical protein (ID:RHAL1_03585;~conserved exported protein of unknown function;~source:Prodigal:2.6) — translation MRPTLSLAVALLALLALAGCGRKGPLELPPGAPPESAAQSAAIESRVLGNEDHPGVIQPPNSGNVPTPAQKQAAAAAAKAATPAAEGVVPRPINAPPQAKTGFFLDPLL, via the coding sequence TTGCGTCCAACGCTTTCCCTTGCCGTCGCGCTGCTCGCCCTGCTGGCGCTCGCCGGCTGCGGGCGCAAGGGCCCGCTCGAGCTGCCGCCCGGCGCGCCGCCGGAATCCGCCGCGCAGAGCGCCGCCATCGAGAGCCGCGTCCTCGGCAACGAGGATCATCCCGGCGTGATCCAGCCGCCGAACAGCGGCAACGTCCCCACGCCCGCCCAGAAACAGGCGGCCGCCGCGGCGGCAAAGGCGGCGACCCCCGCCGCCGAGGGCGTCGTGCCGCGCCCGATCAACGCGCCGCCGCAGGCGAAGACCGGCTTCTTCCTCGATCCGCTTCTCTAG
- a CDS encoding hypothetical protein (ID:RHAL1_03589;~conserved protein of unknown function;~source:Prodigal:2.6): MDTCRDELRYGDGDGAAGGARVGALRDVESFGSNPGNLRLRLVPPDGPGKPLVVALHGCTQTAAGFAEGSGWRRLAEANGFALLLPEQRATNNRKTCFSWFEPHDIRRGEGEVESIRQMIAHTIAACRSDARRVYVTGLSAGGSMACALLATYPELFAGGAIVAGLPYGAASSAAEAFDCMFVGRTREPRIWGDAVRVAAPAPVRWPTVAIWQGTADTVVKPINAGELAKQWTNVHGVSSQVPLEDEIGATTRRMWRDGAKRPCVIEYSVPALGHGMPVDEDAPPAPFFLPAGIDAAEQIAADFGITRARRSRTLLARLGFGS, translated from the coding sequence ATGGACACTTGCAGGGACGAGCTTCGGTACGGTGACGGTGACGGTGCCGCGGGGGGTGCCCGCGTCGGCGCTCTGCGCGATGTCGAAAGCTTCGGCTCGAACCCCGGCAACCTGCGCCTGCGGCTCGTGCCGCCGGACGGGCCGGGCAAGCCGCTGGTCGTCGCGCTGCACGGCTGCACCCAGACCGCCGCGGGCTTCGCCGAGGGATCGGGCTGGCGCCGCCTGGCCGAGGCGAACGGGTTCGCCCTGCTGCTGCCGGAGCAGCGCGCGACGAACAACCGCAAGACCTGCTTCTCCTGGTTCGAGCCGCACGACATCCGGCGCGGCGAAGGCGAGGTCGAGTCGATCCGCCAGATGATCGCGCACACCATCGCCGCCTGTCGCAGCGATGCGCGGCGGGTCTACGTCACCGGGCTCTCGGCCGGCGGCTCGATGGCCTGCGCGCTGCTCGCCACCTACCCTGAGCTCTTCGCCGGCGGCGCGATCGTGGCGGGCCTGCCCTACGGAGCTGCCAGCAGCGCGGCGGAAGCCTTCGATTGCATGTTCGTCGGGCGCACGCGCGAGCCGCGGATCTGGGGCGACGCGGTGCGGGTCGCCGCGCCGGCGCCGGTGCGCTGGCCGACGGTCGCCATCTGGCAGGGCACCGCCGACACCGTGGTGAAGCCGATCAACGCCGGCGAGCTCGCCAAGCAGTGGACCAACGTCCACGGCGTGTCGTCGCAGGTGCCGCTCGAGGACGAGATCGGCGCGACGACGCGGCGGATGTGGCGCGACGGGGCCAAGCGCCCTTGCGTCATCGAGTACAGCGTGCCGGCGCTCGGCCACGGCATGCCTGTCGACGAGGATGCGCCGCCGGCGCCCTTCTTCCTGCCCGCCGGGATCGACGCGGCGGAGCAGATCGCCGCCGACTTCGGGATCACGCGGGCGCGCCGGTCGCGCACGCTGCTCGCGCGCCTCGGCTTCGGCAGCTGA
- a CDS encoding hypothetical protein (ID:RHAL1_03590;~conserved protein of unknown function;~source:Prodigal:2.6): MTFDYLLGAIVTAGILFYLLYALIRAERF; the protein is encoded by the coding sequence ATGACCTTCGACTATCTCCTCGGCGCGATCGTGACCGCCGGCATCCTTTTCTACCTCCTCTACGCGCTGATCCGCGCCGAGCGCTTCTAG
- the kdpB gene encoding potassium translocating ATPase, subunit B (ID:RHAL1_03592;~source:Prodigal:2.6), with translation MSRQSSSIFDPKLLVPAIGGAFRKLDPRVLWTNPVMFVVEIVAALVTVLFMRDVVIGAPNLAFSGQIILWLWFTVLFANFAEAVAEGRGKAQADFLRKTRTETQAKRLKGDSKSDYELVPGTALKVGDIVLVEAGDIIPSDGEVIEGIASIDESAITGESAPVIRESGGDRSAVTGGTHVLSDHIRVRITAAAGSTFLDRMIALVEGAARQKTPNEIALNILLAGMTIIFVFATATIPSYVAYASGHIAVLVIVALFVTLIPTTIGALLSAIGIAGMDRLVRFNVLAMSGRAVEAAGDVDTLLLDKTGTITLGNRQATAFRPVKGVGEQELADAAQLASLADETPEGRSIVVLAKEKYGIRERDMGALNATFVPFTAQTRMSGIDGDGVSIRKGAVESILAFVGAKAEDGAPSGVMVADRTSPAATREIQAIAEEIAKQGGTPLAVARDGRLLGVIHLKDIVKGGIRERFVELRRMGIRTVMITGDNPMTAAAIAAEAGVDDFLAQATPEDKLKLIKDEQAKGKLVAMCGDGTNDAPALAQADVGVAMNTGTVAAREAGNMIDLDSDPTKLIEIVEIGKQLLMTRGALTTFSIANDVAKYFAIIPAMFLAFYPQLQALNVMRLHSPESAILSAIIFNALIIVALIPLALKGVKYRAVGAAALLQRNLLVYGLGGIVLPFVGIKAIDLGVAALHLV, from the coding sequence ATGTCCCGCCAGTCCTCTTCCATCTTCGATCCCAAGCTTCTCGTCCCGGCGATCGGCGGCGCGTTCCGCAAGCTCGACCCGCGCGTGCTGTGGACGAACCCCGTGATGTTCGTCGTCGAGATCGTCGCCGCACTCGTCACCGTGCTGTTCATGCGCGACGTCGTCATCGGCGCGCCGAACCTCGCCTTCTCCGGCCAGATCATCCTGTGGCTGTGGTTCACCGTTCTCTTCGCGAACTTTGCCGAGGCGGTGGCCGAAGGTCGCGGCAAGGCGCAGGCCGACTTCCTTCGCAAGACGCGGACCGAGACGCAGGCCAAGCGCCTCAAGGGCGACAGCAAAAGCGACTACGAGCTCGTGCCAGGCACCGCGCTCAAGGTCGGCGACATCGTGCTCGTCGAGGCCGGCGACATCATCCCGTCGGACGGCGAGGTGATCGAGGGCATCGCGTCGATCGACGAGTCGGCGATCACCGGCGAGTCCGCCCCCGTGATCCGCGAGTCCGGCGGCGACCGCTCGGCCGTCACCGGCGGCACGCACGTCCTGTCGGACCATATCCGTGTGCGCATCACCGCCGCCGCCGGCTCGACCTTCCTCGATCGCATGATCGCGCTCGTCGAGGGCGCTGCGCGCCAGAAGACGCCGAACGAGATCGCGCTCAACATCCTGCTTGCCGGCATGACGATCATCTTCGTCTTCGCGACGGCGACGATCCCGAGCTACGTCGCCTATGCGTCGGGCCACATTGCCGTGCTGGTCATCGTCGCGCTCTTCGTCACGCTGATCCCGACGACGATCGGCGCGCTGCTGTCGGCGATCGGGATCGCCGGCATGGACCGGCTGGTCCGCTTCAATGTGCTCGCCATGTCCGGCCGCGCCGTCGAGGCGGCGGGCGACGTCGACACGCTGCTGCTCGACAAGACCGGCACGATCACGCTCGGCAACCGCCAGGCCACCGCCTTCCGCCCCGTGAAGGGCGTCGGCGAGCAGGAGCTCGCGGACGCGGCCCAGCTCGCCTCGCTCGCCGACGAGACGCCGGAAGGCCGCTCGATCGTTGTGCTCGCCAAGGAGAAGTACGGCATCCGCGAGCGCGACATGGGCGCGCTCAACGCGACCTTCGTGCCCTTCACCGCGCAGACCCGCATGAGCGGCATCGACGGTGACGGCGTGTCGATCCGCAAAGGCGCGGTGGAGTCGATCCTCGCCTTCGTCGGCGCCAAGGCCGAGGACGGCGCGCCGAGCGGCGTGATGGTCGCCGACCGCACCAGCCCCGCCGCGACGCGCGAGATCCAGGCGATCGCCGAGGAGATCGCCAAGCAGGGCGGCACGCCGCTCGCCGTCGCCCGCGACGGGCGCCTGCTCGGTGTCATCCACCTGAAGGACATCGTGAAGGGCGGCATCCGCGAGCGCTTCGTCGAGCTGCGCCGCATGGGCATCCGCACGGTGATGATCACCGGCGACAACCCGATGACGGCGGCGGCCATCGCGGCCGAGGCCGGCGTCGACGACTTCCTCGCCCAGGCGACGCCCGAGGACAAGCTGAAGCTCATCAAGGACGAGCAGGCCAAGGGCAAGCTCGTCGCGATGTGCGGCGACGGCACCAACGACGCGCCGGCGCTCGCCCAGGCCGACGTCGGCGTCGCGATGAACACAGGAACGGTGGCGGCGCGCGAGGCCGGCAACATGATCGACCTCGACTCCGACCCGACCAAGCTCATCGAGATCGTCGAGATCGGCAAGCAGCTGCTCATGACCCGCGGCGCGCTGACGACCTTCTCGATCGCCAACGACGTCGCGAAGTACTTCGCGATCATCCCGGCGATGTTCCTCGCCTTCTATCCGCAGCTCCAGGCGCTGAACGTCATGCGGCTGCACTCGCCGGAGAGCGCGATCCTGTCGGCGATCATCTTCAACGCGCTGATCATCGTCGCGCTGATCCCGCTCGCCCTGAAGGGCGTCAAGTATCGCGCCGTCGGCGCCGCCGCGCTCCTGCAGCGCAACCTGCTCGTCTACGGTCTCGGCGGCATCGTGCTGCCGTTCGTCGGCATCAAGGCGATCGACCTAGGCGTCGCCGCCCTGCATCTGGTTTGA
- the kdpA gene encoding potassium translocating ATPase, subunit A (ID:RHAL1_03591;~source:Prodigal:2.6), producing MNTSGLDTSGMTFNGWAQIVLFALVIIALTRPLGGYMTRVFTGERTFLSPVLRPIETAFYRLAGIDARQEQHWLGYMMAIVLFHIGGFVILYALLRLQDLLPFNPAGQSAVAPDLAFNTAASFITNTNWQNYGGESTLSYLSQMLGLTHQNFLSAATGIAIAVALIRGFSRASARTVGSFWVDVTRCTLYVLLPICIPYALFLVWQGMPQTLGAYVDATTLEGAKQTIAVGPVASQVAIKMLGTNGGGFFNANAAHPFENPTAISNFVQIISIFALGAALTNVFGRMVGNERQGWAVFSAMGVLFLAGVAVLYWAEAAGNPLVHALGIEGGNWEGKELRFGLAGASLFATVTTDASCGAVNAMHDSLTALGGMIPLINMQLGEIIFGGVGSGLYGMIVFVIIAIFVAGLMVGRTPEYLGKKIEAKEVKMAMLAILCLPFVMLGGTAMALGVPSAVAAMNNAGPHGFSEVLYAYTSVAANNGSAFAGLSGNTLFYNTSLGFGMLIGRFFVIVPALAIAGSLAAKKTVPASVGTFPTTGALFVGLLVGVILIVGGLTFFPALALGPIVEHLAIAAGQMF from the coding sequence ATGAACACATCCGGACTGGACACTTCAGGCATGACCTTCAACGGCTGGGCGCAGATCGTCCTCTTCGCGCTCGTCATCATCGCGCTAACACGGCCGCTCGGCGGCTACATGACGCGCGTCTTCACCGGCGAGCGCACCTTCCTCTCGCCCGTTCTGCGGCCGATCGAGACCGCGTTCTACCGGCTGGCCGGCATCGACGCCCGCCAGGAACAGCACTGGCTCGGCTACATGATGGCGATCGTGCTGTTCCACATCGGCGGCTTCGTCATCCTGTACGCGTTGCTGCGCCTGCAGGACCTGCTGCCCTTCAACCCCGCCGGCCAGAGCGCGGTGGCGCCCGACCTCGCCTTCAACACGGCGGCGAGCTTTATCACCAACACCAACTGGCAGAACTACGGGGGCGAATCGACGCTCTCGTATCTCTCCCAGATGCTCGGCCTCACGCACCAGAACTTCCTCTCGGCGGCCACCGGCATCGCGATCGCCGTCGCGCTGATCCGCGGCTTCTCCCGCGCCTCGGCGCGCACCGTCGGCTCGTTCTGGGTCGATGTCACGCGCTGCACGCTCTACGTGCTCCTGCCGATCTGCATCCCCTACGCACTCTTCCTCGTCTGGCAGGGAATGCCGCAGACGCTCGGCGCCTACGTCGACGCGACCACGCTGGAAGGTGCGAAGCAAACCATCGCCGTCGGCCCCGTCGCGAGCCAGGTGGCGATCAAGATGCTCGGCACCAACGGCGGCGGCTTCTTCAACGCCAACGCCGCACATCCCTTCGAGAACCCGACCGCGATCTCGAACTTCGTGCAGATCATCTCGATCTTCGCGCTCGGCGCGGCGCTCACCAACGTGTTCGGCCGCATGGTCGGCAACGAGCGCCAGGGCTGGGCGGTCTTCTCGGCGATGGGCGTGCTGTTCCTCGCCGGCGTCGCCGTCCTCTACTGGGCGGAGGCGGCAGGCAACCCGCTCGTCCATGCGCTCGGCATCGAGGGCGGCAACTGGGAGGGCAAGGAGCTGCGCTTCGGCCTCGCCGGCGCGTCGCTTTTCGCCACCGTGACCACGGACGCCTCTTGCGGCGCGGTCAACGCGATGCACGACAGTCTCACCGCGCTCGGCGGCATGATCCCGCTCATCAACATGCAGCTCGGCGAGATCATATTCGGCGGCGTCGGCTCGGGCCTCTACGGCATGATCGTCTTCGTCATCATTGCGATCTTCGTCGCCGGCCTGATGGTCGGGCGCACGCCGGAATATCTCGGCAAGAAGATCGAGGCGAAGGAGGTGAAGATGGCGATGCTCGCGATCCTCTGCCTGCCCTTCGTGATGCTCGGCGGCACGGCGATGGCGCTCGGCGTGCCCTCCGCGGTCGCGGCGATGAACAACGCCGGCCCGCACGGCTTCTCCGAGGTGCTCTACGCCTACACGTCGGTCGCCGCCAACAACGGCTCGGCCTTCGCCGGGCTCTCGGGCAACACGCTCTTCTACAACACGTCGCTCGGCTTCGGCATGCTGATTGGACGCTTCTTTGTGATCGTCCCGGCGCTCGCCATCGCCGGCTCGCTCGCCGCCAAGAAGACGGTCCCGGCTTCCGTCGGCACGTTCCCGACGACGGGCGCGCTGTTCGTCGGCCTGCTGGTCGGCGTGATCCTGATCGTTGGCGGCCTCACCTTCTTCCCCGCCCTCGCGCTTGGGCCGATCGTCGAGCATCTCGCGATCGCCGCCGGCCAGATGTTCTGA
- the lysA gene encoding Diaminopimelate decarboxylase (ID:RHAL1_03584;~source:Prodigal:2.6) gives MHHFAPRDGVLHAEDVDLERIAAEVGTPFYCYSAATLRRHYRVFTEAFHGLDAMVCFAMKANSNQAVLTLLAHEGAGMDVVSEGELRRARAAGVPGSKITFSGVGKSEAEIALALDEDIFGFNVESEPELAMISAIAAAKGRTARIGLRVNPDVDARTHAKIATGKAETKFGIPISRARAVYREAAKLPGIAVTGVDMHIGSQITDLAPFDNAFAILARFLGELADDGHRIDHVDLGGGLGIPYRAGEDFETYHPDRYADIVRNRLGHLPVRFVFEPGRLIVGNAGILVTRVILVKQGEAKAFVVVDAAMNDLIRPTLYEAHHEIVPVRATGRHEIVADVVGPVCETGDYLAQGRALPQPEPGDLLAVMSAGAYGAVQACTYNSRLLVPEVLVSGADYAVIRRRPTFDELIAADSVPGWLR, from the coding sequence ATGCACCATTTCGCCCCACGCGACGGCGTCCTCCACGCGGAGGACGTCGACCTCGAGCGCATCGCCGCCGAGGTCGGCACGCCGTTCTACTGCTATTCGGCCGCGACCCTGCGCCGCCACTACCGCGTCTTCACCGAGGCCTTTCACGGGCTCGACGCGATGGTCTGCTTCGCCATGAAGGCCAACTCCAACCAGGCCGTGCTGACCCTGCTGGCGCACGAGGGTGCCGGCATGGACGTCGTCTCGGAGGGCGAGCTGCGCCGCGCCCGCGCCGCCGGCGTGCCGGGCTCGAAGATCACATTCTCCGGCGTCGGCAAGAGCGAGGCGGAAATCGCGCTGGCGCTCGACGAGGACATCTTCGGCTTCAACGTCGAGTCGGAGCCCGAGCTCGCGATGATCTCGGCGATCGCTGCGGCAAAGGGACGAACGGCGCGCATCGGCCTGCGCGTGAACCCCGACGTCGACGCGCGGACCCACGCCAAGATCGCCACCGGCAAGGCGGAGACCAAGTTCGGCATCCCGATCTCGCGCGCCCGCGCGGTCTATCGCGAGGCGGCGAAGCTGCCCGGGATCGCGGTCACCGGCGTCGACATGCACATCGGCTCGCAGATCACCGATCTCGCGCCGTTCGACAACGCCTTCGCGATCCTCGCGCGCTTCCTCGGCGAGCTGGCGGACGACGGCCACCGCATCGACCACGTCGACCTCGGCGGCGGTCTCGGCATTCCCTATCGCGCTGGCGAGGACTTCGAGACCTACCATCCCGACCGCTACGCCGACATCGTGCGGAACCGGCTCGGGCACCTGCCCGTGCGCTTCGTCTTCGAGCCGGGCCGGCTGATCGTCGGCAACGCGGGGATCCTCGTCACCCGCGTGATCCTGGTGAAGCAGGGCGAGGCGAAGGCGTTCGTGGTCGTCGACGCGGCGATGAACGACCTGATCCGCCCGACCCTCTACGAGGCGCACCACGAGATCGTGCCGGTGCGCGCGACCGGCCGCCATGAGATCGTCGCCGACGTCGTCGGCCCGGTCTGCGAGACGGGCGACTATCTCGCGCAGGGGCGAGCGCTGCCGCAGCCCGAGCCGGGCGACCTGCTCGCCGTGATGTCGGCCGGCGCCTACGGGGCGGTGCAGGCGTGCACCTACAACAGCCGGCTGCTCGTGCCCGAGGTGCTGGTCAGCGGAGCCGATTACGCGGTGATCCGCAGGCGGCCGACCTTCGACGAGCTGATCGCGGCCGACAGCGTGCCGGGGTGGCTGAGGTAG
- a CDS encoding hypothetical protein (ID:RHAL1_03588;~conserved protein of unknown function;~source:Prodigal:2.6), with amino-acid sequence MAPDRRSRFAVALGLAVAALAPCDAGRADASSGMRVLELFTSQGCPRCPPADRLITDLAREPKTIALSYSVNTWDFAGWRDTLAEQEFTRRQHAYAAARGDRRVFTPQVIVDGVQAEAGADRAAIQHAAETLAADDSVMRIPLDLTESGGRLHIAVGAASAETGPASILILRVARQKTVDIDRGANSGQSVTYTNAVRALQKIGDWSGKPESFDLVELKADDEGYVVLLQAGTPEKPGAILAAAKSGL; translated from the coding sequence GTGGCGCCCGACCGCCGATCTCGCTTCGCTGTCGCCCTCGGGCTTGCGGTCGCCGCGCTGGCGCCCTGTGATGCCGGTCGCGCCGACGCGTCGAGCGGGATGCGGGTGCTCGAGCTGTTCACGAGCCAGGGCTGCCCGCGCTGCCCGCCCGCCGATCGCCTCATCACCGATCTCGCCCGCGAGCCGAAGACCATCGCGCTATCCTATTCGGTCAACACCTGGGACTTCGCGGGCTGGCGCGACACGCTGGCCGAGCAGGAGTTCACGCGGCGCCAGCATGCCTACGCGGCGGCGCGCGGCGATCGCCGGGTGTTCACCCCGCAGGTGATCGTCGACGGCGTGCAGGCCGAGGCCGGCGCGGATCGTGCGGCGATCCAGCATGCGGCCGAGACGCTGGCTGCCGACGACAGCGTGATGCGGATCCCGCTCGACCTTACGGAGTCAGGCGGCAGGCTGCATATCGCCGTCGGCGCGGCATCTGCCGAGACGGGGCCCGCGAGCATCCTGATCCTGCGCGTCGCGCGCCAGAAGACGGTGGACATCGACCGCGGCGCCAACTCCGGGCAGAGCGTCACCTACACCAATGCCGTCCGCGCGCTGCAGAAGATCGGCGACTGGTCGGGAAAGCCGGAGAGCTTCGACCTCGTCGAGCTGAAGGCCGACGACGAGGGCTACGTCGTGCTGCTGCAGGCCGGCACGCCGGAGAAGCCCGGCGCCATCCTCGCGGCCGCCAAGTCGGGGCTCTAG
- the kdpC gene encoding potassium translocating ATPase, subunit C (ID:RHAL1_03593;~source:Prodigal:2.6) yields the protein MLTQLRPALVLIVLLTLLTGLGYPLAITGIAEVLFPRQAQGSLVEKDGNVVGSALIAQAFTSDKYFHPRPSATVAPDPKDATKTVPAPFNAQNSGASNYGPSSKAMIDRIKGDADKLKAENPGTPVPQDLVTTSASGLDPDISPEAAAFQVPRVAKARNLSPDKVRALVDAHTERRELGLFGEPRVNVLELNMALDNGA from the coding sequence ATGCTCACGCAACTCCGCCCCGCCCTGGTCCTCATCGTCCTCCTGACGCTGCTCACCGGCCTCGGCTATCCCCTCGCGATCACCGGCATTGCCGAAGTGCTGTTCCCGCGCCAGGCGCAGGGCAGCCTCGTCGAGAAGGACGGCAACGTCGTCGGCTCGGCGCTCATCGCCCAGGCGTTCACGAGCGACAAGTACTTCCATCCGCGTCCCTCCGCGACGGTCGCGCCGGATCCGAAGGACGCCACGAAGACCGTGCCGGCGCCGTTCAACGCGCAGAATTCCGGCGCCTCGAACTACGGGCCGAGCAGCAAGGCGATGATCGACCGCATCAAGGGCGACGCCGACAAGCTGAAGGCGGAGAACCCCGGCACGCCGGTGCCGCAGGACCTCGTCACCACCTCGGCCTCGGGCCTCGACCCCGACATCTCGCCGGAAGCGGCGGCATTCCAGGTGCCGCGCGTCGCCAAGGCGCGGAACCTCTCGCCCGACAAGGTGCGCGCGCTTGTCGACGCGCACACCGAGCGCCGCGAGCTCGGGTTGTTCGGCGAGCCGCGCGTCAACGTGCTCGAGCTGAACATGGCGCTGGACAACGGAGCCTAG
- a CDS encoding hypothetical protein (ID:RHAL1_03587;~conserved protein of unknown function;~source:Prodigal:2.6) — protein MPATSKAQQRAAGAALSAKRGETKKKDLKGALKSMVESMTEKQLEDLAATKLKGKPERKS, from the coding sequence ATGCCCGCCACCTCGAAGGCGCAGCAGAGAGCCGCTGGCGCGGCCCTTTCGGCGAAGCGCGGCGAGACCAAGAAGAAGGACTTGAAGGGCGCCTTGAAGTCGATGGTCGAGTCGATGACAGAGAAGCAGCTCGAGGACCTCGCCGCGACCAAGCTGAAGGGCAAGCCCGAACGGAAGAGCTAG